The Planctomycetota bacterium sequence AAGGGGGAGGGCTTCTGACCCCCCGCCCTTGAGGGCGGGGCTGGGGGCGGGTGAGGCGCATCAGTTCGCGCGGGTTTCGTTTCGATGCGGACGTGGCTTGGTGCTGACACGATTCACCCCCACCCAACCCTCCCCCTCGAAGGGGGAGGGCTTCTGACCCCCCGCCCTTGAGGGCGGGGCTGGGGGCGGGTGAGGCGCATCAGTTTGCGCGGGTTTCGTTTCGATGCGGACGTGGCTTGGGGCTGACACGATTCACCCCCACCCAACCTCCCCCTCAAGGGGGAGGGCTTCTGACCCCCCGCCCTTGAGGGCGGGGCTGGGGGCGGGTGAGGCGCATCAGTTCGCGCGGGTTTCGTTTCGATGCGGACGTGGCTTGGGACTGACACGATTCACCCCCACCCAACCCTCCCCCTCGGAGGGGGAGGGCTTCTGTGCTCTATTGGCAGCTTGTCAAGAACCTGACCGCGCACCATGATGGGGTGATGTCGGAAAAGCGTCATCGCATCAAGCCCGTTCACACGGATCGCGCTCGTCGGCTCCGCCGGGTGATGACCGGGCCGGAGCGGCATTTGTGGAGCGTTCTGAGAGACAAGCAAATCGGGGGATTGCGATTTCGCCGACAGCATCCGGTTGGGCGGTTCATCGCTGACTTTGCATGCCTGGAGGCGCATCTGATTGTCGAGGTCGATGGCGAGAGTCACGTCGGACAATTCGATGCGGACAATGCGCGCACGCGCGAACTGATGCGGCAGGGATTCAAAGTCCTGCGCTTTACAAATGACGAGGTCTTGCAAGCCACGGAAGCCGTTGCGAACACGATCGCGCGTGCGGCGGGTTTGGATTGGTGATCGCATCGATGCGGGCACGGTCTTGGGCTGATGCGATTTACCCCCACCCAACCTCCCCCTCAAGGGGGAGGGGAAGAGGGCGCTAGACTTTCGGGTATGGCCGAATGGGACATCAAGATGTTGCACGATGGGCAGTGTCCGATCTGTTCGCGCGAGGTGGCGATGCTGCGGCGGAAGGATGTGCATCATCGCATCGCTTTTGAGGATATCACCGGGCCGGACTTTGATGCGGGCCGGTACGGTCTGACGCAGGCGGCGGTCGAGGGGCGGATGCACGGCGTGCTGCCGGACGGGCGGATCGTCACGGGCGTGGAGGTTTTTCGACGCACGTACCGGGCGATCGGGCTGGGCTGGCTGGTTGCGCCGACGGGTTGGCCGGTGCTTCGATGGGTGTTTGACGGGTTATACGCCGTTTTTGCGAAGGTTCGGCCCTGGCTGGGGCGCAAGCGGCGTTGCGAGACGGACACATGTCGCCCCGGCCGGTAGCCGATACAATGCCCGGCCCATGAACGAACCGACCCACAAGCCGATCACGCTTTCGACGCTGCGCCGGATGGCGGCGGCGGGGGAGCGCATTGCCGTGTTGACCTGTTATGACGCCACGACGGCGCGCTGGTTATCGCGGGCGGGGTTGCCGGTGCTTTTGGTGGGGGATACGGCGGCGGAGATGATTCTGGGCGAGCCGTCGACGATCCATGTCACGATGGACCTGCTCATCGCGCTGACGCGTGCGGTCAAGCGGGGGGCGCCGGATTGCTTTGTCATGGCGGACATGCCGTTCATGAGCTATCAGGCGTGCGACGCGGAGGCGATCCGCAATGCCGGCCGCTTTCTGAGCGAGGCGCATGCGGATGCGGTCAAGCTCGAAGTCGACGGTTCGTTCGGCGATCTGGTCGGCAAGATGGCGCGGGCGGGGGTGCCGGTGGTGGCGCATCTGGGGTCGAGGCCTCAGCATGTGCATCGCACGGGCGGGTACCGGGCAGCGGGGCGCAGCGCCGCGGATGCGAATCGGCTTGTGGAGGAAGCGCAGCTCATGGAAGCGCGCGGGGCGGTGATGTTGTTACTGGAGGCGACGACGGCGAGCGTGGCGGAGCGGATCGTGGGGAGCGTGAAGATTCCGGTGATCGGCTGCGGGGCCGGGCCGGCGTGTCACGGACATGTGGTGGTGCTGCACGATTTACTGGGTTTGACCGACTGGCACCCGCCGTTCGTCAAACCCAACGCGGCGATCGGCGAAGCGATCGCGCAGTCCGCCAAGCAGTGGATCGAACTGGTCCAGTCGGGGAAGTATCTGAAGGATGATCACCCGTATCGGTGACACGGGGATGGGGGTTGAGCACTCTCAATAACCACCAAGACACCAAGAACACCAAGGTGAAATCAGGGTTTTAGAACGTGTGTGAGAAGATCATTGATCGACGAGCCGCGACCGTCAGGGAGCGGTCGAAACAGGTCACAATGAGCGGCGCCGTGACCGCTCCCTGACGGTCGCGGCTCGTTAAACTCCGCCTTCTCACACACGTTCTTATACACAATGCGGCATTCCTTGGTGACCTTGGTGTCTTGGTGGTTGAGTTCTTTCTGAGGTTTCGGTTTTGCGATGCGCGAAGAAGTGGGCATCGCGGCTCGGGGATTTGGTCGCAATTCGCACAGGGTTTGCGCGTTTGGCGCATGGGGATGGCGGCTGTGCGCGCACCGTGCGCGCGGGTTGATGTAAGTCATTAAAAAACGTCGCATGGATGTGACGCGTCGGGTTCGGCGGTGCGCACGGGCGCGCCGGTGCGCGCTTCGTTGCGTGAAAAGCGTCGGAGGATGCAGGGGATAGGGCGCGAAGGGCGGGGAGCGAGAGCGGTGAAAACGCGGACGTGCGGATGCGCGGGGGAGGATCGGGCTGGGAAACTTTTCGGACGTGGGCGGGGGATGCAGGGCGGGGGGTGAACCTGTCGATCAAATGAGCGTATAGATTCGGAGCGGTGGCATAAACGATGAGCCATTGCACGTGGTACATTTACAAGACAGGAGCGAACCCATGAAGCGTTCAGTAAGCTACGGGCCGGTGATGGTGCTGGCCGTGACGGTGTTGGCGGTGTTGTTGGGCGGTCCGTATGCGATGCGGCAACTGGCGTACGCGGAGCAGGAAGCGCGTGTGAGCCAGGGGCGGCAGACGCTTAAGACGAGCAAGTTGGCGGAGTTGAGCGACGCCTTCCGGGAGGTGGCGAAGGTGGTCGAGCCGTCGGTGGTGCACATTTCGGTGAGCACGAAGGTTTCGGAGCATCCGGTGCATAACCGGCTTGGGCCGAACATTCCCGACGAGTTCCGCCGCTTTTTCCCGGGCATTCCCGATGACCAGGACAACGCCGAGCCCAAGGGCAAGGACGACGACAATCAGGAGTACGACAAGTACGACGTGCCGCAGGCGTACGGGTCGGGCAGCGGTTGGGTGTATGGGCACGGCAATGAGAATTTCATCGTGACCAACAACCACGTCGTCAAGGACGCGGACGAAATCATCGTCAAGTTCTTCGACAAATCGACGCGGAAGGCGACGGTCGTCGGCACCGATCCGCAGACGGACATCGCGGTGCTCAAGGTCGACGACGGCGACCTGCACCCGGCGGCGATCAGCATCAAGCCCGTCGAGCAGGGCGAGATGGTCTTCGCCTTCGGCTCGCCGTTCCAGTTCGATTTCTCCATGAGCCAGGGCATCGTCTCGGGGTCCGGCCGCCGGCTGGGGATCCTCGGCAACATGGGCTATGAGAACTTCATCCAGACCGACGCGGCGATCAACCCCGGCAACTCCGGCGGGCCGCTGTGCAATATCTATGGTGAAGTCATCGGCATGAACTCGGCGATCGCGACGCGCACCGGCGCCAGCAACGGCATCGGCTTCGC is a genomic window containing:
- a CDS encoding DUF559 domain-containing protein — encoded protein: MSEKRHRIKPVHTDRARRLRRVMTGPERHLWSVLRDKQIGGLRFRRQHPVGRFIADFACLEAHLIVEVDGESHVGQFDADNARTRELMRQGFKVLRFTNDEVLQATEAVANTIARAAGLDW
- the panB gene encoding 3-methyl-2-oxobutanoate hydroxymethyltransferase, which codes for MNEPTHKPITLSTLRRMAAAGERIAVLTCYDATTARWLSRAGLPVLLVGDTAAEMILGEPSTIHVTMDLLIALTRAVKRGAPDCFVMADMPFMSYQACDAEAIRNAGRFLSEAHADAVKLEVDGSFGDLVGKMARAGVPVVAHLGSRPQHVHRTGGYRAAGRSAADANRLVEEAQLMEARGAVMLLLEATTASVAERIVGSVKIPVIGCGAGPACHGHVVVLHDLLGLTDWHPPFVKPNAAIGEAIAQSAKQWIELVQSGKYLKDDHPYR
- a CDS encoding DUF393 domain-containing protein translates to MRFTPTQPPPQGGGEEGARLSGMAEWDIKMLHDGQCPICSREVAMLRRKDVHHRIAFEDITGPDFDAGRYGLTQAAVEGRMHGVLPDGRIVTGVEVFRRTYRAIGLGWLVAPTGWPVLRWVFDGLYAVFAKVRPWLGRKRRCETDTCRPGR
- a CDS encoding PDZ domain-containing protein, which gives rise to MKRSVSYGPVMVLAVTVLAVLLGGPYAMRQLAYAEQEARVSQGRQTLKTSKLAELSDAFREVAKVVEPSVVHISVSTKVSEHPVHNRLGPNIPDEFRRFFPGIPDDQDNAEPKGKDDDNQEYDKYDVPQAYGSGSGWVYGHGNENFIVTNNHVVKDADEIIVKFFDKSTRKATVVGTDPQTDIAVLKVDDGDLHPAAISIKPVEQGEMVFAFGSPFQFDFSMSQGIVSGSGRRLGILGNMGYENFIQTDAAINPGNSGGPLCNIYGEVIGMNSAIATRTGASNGIGFAIPSDMIKDVVNQIIDKGKVSRGYLGVWIRDLDDKLAKSFGYSGSGVLVEDLVGADSPAGKGGMKAGDIITKIEGVEVTNASELRRVVARYAPGQVITVDIYRDGKNQILKITLTEQPKNPEVAAANGGAGSEPAVAPEKLEPLRQLGLEKLENFTEGMAKRLDVQFTPGVVIEDVRAGSVAAAEGLRPGVVVTEVMGTPVKNLKQLTTEIAKHDLKKGVRLRVMAGDVKRFVLLALPE